GGCGAGGTCGGTGAGGATGCGGTGGGCGGCGTTGTGGCCGGCGGCGCCGATGACGCTGCCGGCGGGGTGGCAGCCGGCGCTGCCGGCGTACACGCCGTCGACGCCGGTGGCGTACGGCATCCGGTCGGTGAACGAGACGGTGTTGTCGACGTGGTGGATGTGCCCGCCGGTGATGCCGAAGTGCGCCTCGATCCCGGGCGGAGCCAGCGGCACCGCGTCGGCGATCAGGTCGCCGGTGCCGGGGGCGTACCGCTCGCAGATGTCGACCAGCCGGCTGACGTAGCCGGGCAGCGCCTCGTCCCAGGTGGTGCCGGCCAGCTCGTAGGGGACCGACTGGACGAAGAGCGCCGACGAGTGGTGCCCGGCGTCGTCGGACAGCGACGGGTCGACGGTGGTGTGCAGGTACCACTCGATGGTCGGCTCGTCGGGCAGCCGGCCGGCCTGCACGTCCGCCCACATCGCGCGCAGCGCCGCCATCGGCGACGCGCCGCCGTCGTCGACCAGCGACGCGGAGCCGGGCAGCAGGTGGATGGTGGAGCCGAACGGGCTGGGCGCGCCCTCGGGCAGGCAGGAGAAGCGGGGCAGCCCGGTCAGCGCCAGGTTGAGCTTGAGGGTGGTGCCGGGGCGGCGGACCGCGGCCATCCGCTCGCCGAGCGGCGCCGGCAGCGCGCCGTCGGGCAACAGCTCCATCAACCGGTACGGGTCACAGGCGCCGAGCACCACGGAGGCGGCGACGGACCGCCCGTCGGCGAGCACCACCCCGGAGGCCGCCCCGCCGTCGAGGGTGATTGCGGTGACCGGCGTACCGGTGCGGATGCGGGCCCCGGCGGCGCGGGCGGCCTCGGCGAAGGTCCGGGACACGGTGCCCATGCCGCCCTCGGCGATCATCCAGGTGCCGCCGGCCCCGGGGAGCCGGCACATGTTGTGTACCAGGAAGTTGTGCCCGGTGCCCGGGTCGTCCGGGCCGGCGTTGAGCCCGGAGAGGCCGTCGGTGACGGCGTACATGCTGACCAGCAGTTCGGAGCGGAAGTCGAACCGGGCCAGGTAATCGGCGACCGAGCCGCGGACCAGGTCGACGAAGACCTGCCGCAGGGCGGGCCGGACGTACCGTTCGGCGGTCTCCTCCACCGGCAGCGGCTCGGCCAGCCAGGCGGGGGCCAGGTCGTCGCGGAGCTGGGCCAGCTCGGCCTGGAGCGCGTCGTCGGCGGCCACGTCGGCGGGGGAGAAGAACTCGGCGAGCTGCCGGCGGGTGGCCGCGGTGTCGCTGCCGAACAGCAGGTACGGCGAGCCGAGCCCGCCCGGGGTGGGCAGGAAGTAGTGCGGGTCGCGGCGCAGCACCGGGATGCGCACGTCGAGCGTGGCGAGCAGCTCCGGCGGCATCAGCCCGAGCAGGTACGAGCCGGTGGAGTGGCGCAGCCCGGGCACCTTGGGGAACGGGTTCTCGGTGCGGGTGGCCCCGCCGATCACGTCGGCGGCCTCCAGCACCAGCACGTCCAGCCCGGCGCGGGCCAGCAGGATCGCCGAGACCAGCCCGTTGTGCCCGGACCCGACGACCACGACGTCGGCGCGGGCCGGCAGCTCACTCGCTTCGCTCATGCCCGGGCAGCCTAGTGCCGGGCGGCCCCCGGCGTCAGGCCGTCACCGGCATCGTCGGGGCGCAACTGGGTGAGCAGGGCGACCAGTTCGGTCTCGAAGAGCGCCTCGGGTTCGTCGACCGCCCAGGAGAGGTGGCCGAAGACCTCCATCGCGACCAGGCCGTAGAGCCGGGTCCAGGCGGAGAGGAAGGCGTACGCGACCTCGATCGGCAGTTCGCCGTGCTTGACGGCGAGCGGGGTGAGGTGCCCGTCGAGCAGGCGTCGCAGGTCGGCGGCGGGCGGGCCGGGCAGTCGGCTGCCCCGGGTCAGCTCGACGAACGGGCCGAGGAAGACCGCGCCGAAGCGGGCCCCGGGGTGGTCGGGGTCGACGCAGCTGTCGGTGAACTCGGCCAGCCCCGGCACCGGGTTGCCGAAGATCAGTGTGAACTCGGCGGGGTGGCCGACCGCCCAGCGGCGCATCGCCCGGCACATCTGGGCGAGCTGCTCCGTCGGCTCCGGCCCGGCGGCGTCGCGGGCCGCCTCGATGTGCTGGCGCAGCTCGTCGTACAGGTCGCCGGCGAGGCCCCCGACCAGCGCCTCCAGGCTCGGGAAGTAGCGGTAGATGGCGGGGGCGGTCATGCCCATGTCGCGGGCGATGGCGCGCAGTGAGACGGCCTCGATCCCACCGGTCACCAGCAGCCGACGCGCTCCCTCCTTGATCTCGGAGAGGGTCGCCGTCCGCAGCCGCTCCCGCCGGGTCGGCGCGCTCATGCCGGCCCCTCCCTGCGGTCGGGACCGGCATGAGGCCGGACCGCGCCGAGCCGGCCGATTCGCTCGCTGCGCCAGCTCATGCCGCTCCCTCCCTGCGGTCGGGACCGGCATGAGGCCGATGCGCGCTGAGCAGGCCGATTCGCTCGCTGCGTTCGCTCATGCGTCAACTCCCTTGACTGGAGCGAACGCCGTTGCGATAGTTAACGGCGTTCACCTCAATGATCCGTGCTTACAGCCTACGACCTTAACGGTCGACGAGGGGAGATGCGATGTTCGCCTGGTGGGGTCGGGTGGTGGTGCGCGCCCGGTGGGCCGTGCTGGCCGCCGCGGCGGTGCTCATGGCGGTCGGCGCCACCTGGGGCGCCGGGGTGTTCGGGGAGCTGACCGGCGGCGGCTTCGACGATCCGGCCAGCGAGTCGAGCCGGGCCGCCGAGCGGGCCACCGCCGAACTCGGCCGGCAGGGCGCCGACGTGATCGTGCTCTGGTCGAGCGACACCGCCACGGTGGACCAGCCGGCCTTCCGGGACCCGGTCGCCGGGACCGTCACCACGCTGCGCCAGCGCTCCGAGGTCGCCACCGTGACCACCTGGTACGACACCTCCGCGCCCGCGCTGGTCGCCACCGACCGCAAGGCCACGTACGCGGTGGTCAAGCTCGCCGGCGCCGACGAGGACACCCGGATCGCGCAGTACGAGCGGCTGCGCCCGGCCCTCGACGCGCCCGGCCTGCGGACCGAGATCGGCGGCACGGTCGCCTTCCAGTACGAGGCGAACACCCGGACCACCGAGGACATCACCCGCGCCGAACTGCTCTCCATGCCGGTGCTGCTGGTGCTGCTGGTGCTCATCTTCGGTGGGCTGGTCGCGGCCACCACCCCGCTGGTCATCGGCGGCCTGGCCGTCCTCGGCGCGTTCGTCGCGGTACGCCTGCTCAATCTGGTCACCGACGTGTCGATCTTCGCGATCAACGTGATCACCCTGATCGGCCTCGGCCTGGCCGTCGACTACGCCCTCTTCGTGGTCAGCCGGTTCCGCGAGGAGCTGGCCGCCGGCCGCTCCACCGCCGAGGCGGTCCGCCGCACCATGCTCACCGCCGGCCGCACCGTGCTCGTCTCCGGGCTCACCGTCGCGCTCGCCATGGCCAGCCTGCTGATCTTCCCGCAGGCGTTCCTGCGCTCCATGGGTCTCGGCGGGATGGCCGCCGTCCTGATCGCCATGCTGGCGGCGCTGACCGTGCTGCCGGCCCTGCTGGCGGTGCTCGGCCACCGCATCGACGCGGTGCGCGTACCCCTGCCGTGGCGGCGGGGGACGCGGCGCGGGCGGCCGGCGGAGGCTGCCGGCGGCGGCGCCTGGGCCCGGATCGCGCGCAGCGTGATGCGCCGTCCGGTGCCCTACCTGATCGGGGTCGCGGTGCTGCTGGTGGTCCTGGCGACGCCGTTCACCCGGATCACCTTCGGCGGCTTCGACGAGCGGGTGCTGCCCGCCGACGCCGCGCCCCGGGTGGTCTCCGAGCGGATCGCCGAGGAGTTCCCCGGCGGCTCGGTCGCCCCCATCGACGTGCTGGTCTCCGGCGTGCCGGCCGAGGCGGTCCGCCCCTTCACCGAGCGGGTGTCGACGGTGGCCGGGGTGACCGCGGTCCAGGTCGCGGCGAGCCGGGGTGAGACGACCCTGCTCTCGGTGACCTACCGCGGCGAACCGACCGGCGACATCGCCCAGGACGTGGTCCGCGAGCTGCGCGACCTGCCTGCCCCGACCGGGGCCGAGGTGCTGGTGGGCGGACGCTCCGCCGCCGACCGGGACCTGCTGGACAGCCTCACCGACCGGCTGCCCTGGATGGCGCTGCTGATGGCCGGGGCGACCCTGCTGCTGCTCTTCCTCGCCTTCGGCTCGGTGGTGCTGCCGCTCAAGGCGGTGCTGATGAACCTGCTGTCCATCGGCGCGTCCTTCGGCGTGGTGGTCTGGATCTTCCAGGACGGCCACCTGTCCGA
This genomic interval from Micromonospora coxensis contains the following:
- a CDS encoding TetR/AcrR family transcriptional regulator, with the translated sequence MSAPTRRERLRTATLSEIKEGARRLLVTGGIEAVSLRAIARDMGMTAPAIYRYFPSLEALVGGLAGDLYDELRQHIEAARDAAGPEPTEQLAQMCRAMRRWAVGHPAEFTLIFGNPVPGLAEFTDSCVDPDHPGARFGAVFLGPFVELTRGSRLPGPPAADLRRLLDGHLTPLAVKHGELPIEVAYAFLSAWTRLYGLVAMEVFGHLSWAVDEPEALFETELVALLTQLRPDDAGDGLTPGAARH
- a CDS encoding phytoene desaturase family protein, whose product is MSEASELPARADVVVVGSGHNGLVSAILLARAGLDVLVLEAADVIGGATRTENPFPKVPGLRHSTGSYLLGLMPPELLATLDVRIPVLRRDPHYFLPTPGGLGSPYLLFGSDTAATRRQLAEFFSPADVAADDALQAELAQLRDDLAPAWLAEPLPVEETAERYVRPALRQVFVDLVRGSVADYLARFDFRSELLVSMYAVTDGLSGLNAGPDDPGTGHNFLVHNMCRLPGAGGTWMIAEGGMGTVSRTFAEAARAAGARIRTGTPVTAITLDGGAASGVVLADGRSVAASVVLGACDPYRLMELLPDGALPAPLGERMAAVRRPGTTLKLNLALTGLPRFSCLPEGAPSPFGSTIHLLPGSASLVDDGGASPMAALRAMWADVQAGRLPDEPTIEWYLHTTVDPSLSDDAGHHSSALFVQSVPYELAGTTWDEALPGYVSRLVDICERYAPGTGDLIADAVPLAPPGIEAHFGITGGHIHHVDNTVSFTDRMPYATGVDGVYAGSAGCHPAGSVIGAAGHNAAHRILTDLAR
- a CDS encoding MMPL family transporter, whose amino-acid sequence is MFAWWGRVVVRARWAVLAAAAVLMAVGATWGAGVFGELTGGGFDDPASESSRAAERATAELGRQGADVIVLWSSDTATVDQPAFRDPVAGTVTTLRQRSEVATVTTWYDTSAPALVATDRKATYAVVKLAGADEDTRIAQYERLRPALDAPGLRTEIGGTVAFQYEANTRTTEDITRAELLSMPVLLVLLVLIFGGLVAATTPLVIGGLAVLGAFVAVRLLNLVTDVSIFAINVITLIGLGLAVDYALFVVSRFREELAAGRSTAEAVRRTMLTAGRTVLVSGLTVALAMASLLIFPQAFLRSMGLGGMAAVLIAMLAALTVLPALLAVLGHRIDAVRVPLPWRRGTRRGRPAEAAGGGAWARIARSVMRRPVPYLIGVAVLLVVLATPFTRITFGGFDERVLPADAAPRVVSERIAEEFPGGSVAPIDVLVSGVPAEAVRPFTERVSTVAGVTAVQVAASRGETTLLSVTYRGEPTGDIAQDVVRELRDLPAPTGAEVLVGGRSAADRDLLDSLTDRLPWMALLMAGATLLLLFLAFGSVVLPLKAVLMNLLSIGASFGVVVWIFQDGHLSDLLGFTPTGFIDPSNPILMLAMLFGLATDYEVFLLSRVREEWDRTGDNTASVALGLQRTGRIITAAALLLIVVVAGFTTGGMSYIKLIGVGMIVAIVVDATLVRALLVPATMRLLGRWNWWAPGPLARVYRRYGIRETDEPAPAVPETRHPAFTG